A single region of the Streptomyces sp. NBC_01803 genome encodes:
- a CDS encoding lycopene cyclase family protein: MGSGPVTGDADVVIVGAGAAGLSLAHRLPDTASVVLVDAPAGPLRPAERTWCFWEEERGEYDDAVAASWDRLRVRGTDGRAVEGRPGPLRYKMLRSTAFEALVTGWLGRRPGFGRVEAAVHSVRDAPGGGGAVVRGVAGDGRRIELRARWAFDSRPPRRLPPARTTLFQHFRGWFVRTERAAFDPDIADLMDFRTRQPGRGLSFGYVLPFGPCEALVEYTEFAPALLDHDGYERALRHFTRDVLGLRGPRVTAVEQGVIPMTDAVFPRRAGKSVFRIGTAGGATRPATGYTFAAVQRQTRTIAAAYRRGRPPVPPPAHPAKSRAMDAVLLRALATGRIDGAEFFTGLFRGVPTERLLRFLDGRSTLREDLAIGLRTPVRPMLRTVAELPVLSRKTGGGR, encoded by the coding sequence GTGGGAAGTGGGCCGGTCACCGGTGACGCCGATGTCGTGATCGTCGGCGCGGGCGCCGCCGGGCTGTCGCTCGCGCACCGGCTGCCGGACACCGCGTCGGTGGTGCTCGTCGACGCCCCGGCCGGGCCGCTGCGCCCGGCGGAACGCACCTGGTGCTTCTGGGAGGAGGAGCGCGGCGAGTACGACGACGCCGTGGCCGCCTCCTGGGACCGCCTGCGCGTGCGCGGGACGGACGGCCGGGCGGTCGAGGGGCGGCCGGGGCCGCTGCGGTACAAGATGCTCCGCTCGACCGCGTTCGAGGCGTTGGTGACCGGATGGCTCGGCCGACGGCCGGGCTTCGGGCGGGTGGAGGCGGCGGTGCACTCGGTGCGCGACGCGCCGGGCGGCGGCGGCGCGGTGGTGCGCGGCGTCGCCGGGGACGGGCGGCGGATCGAGCTGCGGGCGCGCTGGGCGTTCGACTCCCGGCCGCCGCGTCGGCTGCCGCCCGCGCGGACCACCCTCTTCCAGCACTTCCGGGGCTGGTTCGTCCGGACCGAACGGGCCGCGTTCGACCCGGACATCGCCGACCTCATGGACTTCCGCACCCGCCAGCCGGGGCGCGGGCTGTCCTTCGGATACGTGCTGCCGTTCGGGCCGTGCGAAGCGCTGGTCGAATACACCGAGTTCGCGCCCGCGCTCCTCGATCATGACGGCTACGAGCGGGCGTTGCGGCACTTCACCCGGGATGTGCTCGGCCTGCGCGGGCCGCGGGTCACCGCCGTCGAGCAGGGCGTGATCCCCATGACCGACGCCGTCTTCCCGCGCCGCGCCGGGAAGTCCGTCTTCCGGATCGGCACGGCGGGCGGCGCGACACGTCCCGCGACGGGCTACACGTTCGCCGCCGTCCAGCGGCAGACCCGGACCATCGCCGCCGCCTACCGGCGCGGCCGGCCCCCGGTGCCGCCGCCCGCGCACCCCGCCAAGTCCCGTGCCATGGACGCGGTGTTGCTGCGCGCGCTGGCCACCGGGCGGATCGACGGCGCCGAGTTCTTCACCGGACTCTTCCGGGGCGTGCCGACTGAACGGCTGCTGCGTTTCCTCGACGGGCGCTCGACGTTGCGGGAGGACCTGGCGATCGGCCTGCGGACGCCCGTGCGGCCGATGCTGCGCACGGTGGCCGAACTGCCGGTGCTGAGCCGGAAGACGGGAGGCGGACGGTGA
- a CDS encoding glycosyltransferase gives MRVAFFAQPEYSHLMPVVVPVADAARRAGHDTVVATGAHMVPAVERVGLRTLTLPNARSLGTLWNDPEAARRYGLDLGGLAKVGVETVRSAPDSVARTFAGGLARCFAEDLIEALGEWKPDLVVYETVAFAAYYAAEVLGLPRAVLDISPLVPPAGESLLRELNTQRRALGLRPTDDPLHPFRTMIAGVVPEAFYPPGRRPAGLRHYRPAGPPADQRLDPGVAGLPADRPLVLVSMGSFAPRLLAERPAALEMIVAALGELPVTAVVALGEGRTADDWPGRCPDNVYLTSFVQQQLLLPACDLFITHGGFSGVREALHAGVPMVVLPLFAEQPENAARVGELGLGVTLSVEELSAASVAAACRRILDDPAYRFRARAMQRRFLALPGFDQLVADLADLADLADLADLVG, from the coding sequence ATGCGCGTGGCCTTCTTCGCTCAGCCCGAGTACTCCCACCTGATGCCCGTCGTGGTCCCCGTGGCGGACGCCGCGCGGCGGGCCGGTCACGACACGGTCGTCGCCACCGGGGCGCACATGGTCCCGGCTGTGGAGCGCGTGGGGCTGCGCACCTTGACGCTGCCCAACGCCCGGAGCCTGGGCACGCTGTGGAACGATCCCGAGGCGGCCCGGCGTTACGGCCTCGACTTGGGCGGGCTGGCGAAGGTGGGCGTCGAGACCGTGAGGAGCGCGCCCGACTCCGTCGCCAGGACCTTCGCGGGTGGGCTGGCCCGATGCTTCGCCGAGGATCTGATCGAGGCGCTCGGGGAGTGGAAGCCGGACCTGGTCGTCTACGAGACCGTCGCCTTCGCCGCCTACTACGCGGCCGAGGTCCTCGGCCTGCCGCGCGCGGTGCTGGACATCTCGCCGCTGGTGCCGCCCGCCGGCGAGTCGCTGCTGAGGGAGCTGAACACCCAGCGCCGCGCCCTCGGTCTGCGCCCGACGGACGATCCCCTGCACCCGTTCCGGACGATGATCGCGGGGGTGGTGCCCGAGGCGTTCTATCCTCCCGGCCGGCGCCCGGCCGGTCTGCGCCACTACCGGCCCGCCGGCCCGCCCGCCGACCAGCGGCTCGATCCCGGTGTCGCGGGGCTGCCGGCCGACCGGCCGCTCGTCCTCGTCAGCATGGGGTCGTTCGCCCCGCGCCTGCTCGCCGAGCGCCCGGCGGCGCTGGAGATGATCGTGGCGGCCCTGGGCGAGCTGCCGGTGACGGCGGTCGTGGCGCTCGGCGAGGGGCGGACCGCGGACGACTGGCCCGGCCGGTGCCCGGACAATGTGTACCTGACGTCGTTCGTGCAGCAGCAGCTCCTGCTGCCCGCCTGCGATCTGTTCATCACGCACGGAGGATTCAGCGGCGTCAGGGAGGCGTTGCACGCGGGCGTGCCCATGGTGGTGCTGCCCCTGTTCGCAGAACAGCCGGAGAACGCCGCCCGCGTCGGCGAACTCGGCCTCGGCGTCACGCTTTCCGTCGAGGAGCTCAGCGCGGCTTCGGTCGCCGCCGCGTGCCGCCGGATTCTGGACGACCCCGCTTACCGATTCCGGGCCCGCGCCATGCAGCGCCGCTTTCTCGCGCTGCCGGGCTTCGACCAACTGGTCGCGGACCTGGCGGACCTGGCGGACCTGGCGGACCTGGCGGACCTGGTCGGCTGA
- a CDS encoding TetR/AcrR family transcriptional regulator: MGHAGDETSITSSDRPSTEREADSRQRSVWLREGRPHRGHRPLTRARIVEEAVALLDEEGIERLTMRRLAERLGTGSTTLYWHVATKDDVLDLTLDALFGEVPLPPRGDDWRADLRTLILAWRTAMLRHPWAVSLLGRPLLGPNTLARVEFVQSTLLRAGLTGDDLAAATWTLCSQVMGAASTQAGFHLSPADRHAAHTHLLAHRNSYPTLAAHGYMHDEDCDTAFATGLDYLLDGITATTHR; the protein is encoded by the coding sequence ATGGGACACGCCGGGGATGAGACCAGCATCACAAGCAGCGATAGACCCAGCACCGAACGTGAGGCCGATTCCCGACAGCGGAGCGTCTGGCTCCGCGAGGGAAGACCCCACCGCGGGCACCGCCCGCTCACCCGCGCCCGCATCGTCGAGGAGGCGGTCGCGCTGCTCGACGAGGAGGGCATCGAGCGGCTGACCATGCGCCGCCTCGCCGAACGCCTGGGCACCGGCTCCACGACGCTCTACTGGCACGTGGCCACCAAGGACGACGTGCTCGACCTCACCCTCGACGCGCTGTTCGGCGAGGTGCCCCTCCCGCCGCGCGGCGACGACTGGCGAGCCGACCTGCGCACCCTGATCCTGGCCTGGCGCACCGCGATGCTGCGCCACCCGTGGGCCGTGTCCCTGCTGGGCCGCCCGCTACTGGGCCCGAACACGCTGGCCCGCGTCGAGTTCGTGCAATCGACCCTGCTCCGCGCGGGCCTGACGGGCGACGACCTGGCCGCCGCGACGTGGACCCTGTGCAGCCAGGTCATGGGCGCCGCCTCGACCCAGGCCGGCTTCCACCTCTCCCCCGCCGATCGCCACGCGGCACACACCCACCTGCTGGCCCACCGGAACAGCTACCCGACCCTCGCGGCCCACGGCTACATGCACGACGAGGACTGCGACACGGCCTTCGCGACCGGCCTCGACTACCTCCTCGACGGCATCACCGCCACGACCCACCGCTGA
- a CDS encoding GMC family oxidoreductase — MAGVEPDFDVIVVGSGFGGSVAALRLSEKGYRVGVIEAGRRFADDEFARTSWNLRRYLWAPRLGFFGIQRLHLLNNVLVMAGAGVGGGSLVYANTLYRPLKPFYEDGQWAHITDWEAELAAHYDQAGRMLGVVTRPARTPSDEVIQKVAADMGVAQTFHPTPLGIYFGKPGERAADPYFGGAGPERTGCTECGSCMTGCRVGAKNTLVKNYLYLAERAGATVLPLTTVTDVRERPDGTFTVSTRATGGVLRRGRREFTAGKVVIAAGTWGTQTLLHKLRDTGSLPRVSSRLGEFTRTNSEAIIGAARTKVDPERDFSRGVAITSSFHPDPNTHIEPVRYGKGSNAISLLQTLSSDGDRRMPRLLQVLLQALRHPLNTVKVAHGYRWSERTVILLVMQSLDNSITTFTKRSILGRRKMASKQGHGEPNPSFIRAGYEANQRVAEHIGGVAGGAWSEVFNIPLTAHFLGGAAIGASAEEGVIDPYHRVFGHPGISVVDGAAISANLGVNPSLTIAAQAERACSFWPNKGEADPRPAQHEPYRRLDPIPPRDPAVPAHAPAALRRS, encoded by the coding sequence ATGGCAGGCGTTGAGCCGGATTTCGATGTGATTGTGGTCGGTTCGGGTTTCGGCGGGAGTGTCGCCGCGCTCCGGCTGAGTGAAAAGGGGTACCGGGTCGGGGTGATCGAGGCGGGCCGGCGGTTCGCCGATGACGAGTTCGCCCGGACCTCGTGGAATCTGCGGCGGTATCTGTGGGCGCCCCGGCTCGGGTTCTTCGGCATTCAGCGGCTGCATCTGCTCAACAACGTCCTGGTGATGGCCGGGGCCGGGGTCGGCGGCGGGTCGCTGGTGTACGCCAATACGCTGTACCGGCCGCTGAAGCCGTTCTACGAGGACGGGCAGTGGGCCCACATCACCGACTGGGAGGCCGAGTTGGCCGCCCACTACGACCAGGCCGGCCGGATGCTCGGCGTCGTCACCCGGCCGGCGCGCACGCCGTCGGACGAGGTGATCCAGAAGGTGGCCGCCGACATGGGAGTGGCCCAGACCTTCCATCCCACCCCGCTCGGCATCTACTTCGGCAAGCCGGGTGAACGCGCCGCCGATCCCTACTTCGGCGGGGCCGGGCCCGAACGCACCGGGTGCACCGAGTGCGGCTCCTGCATGACCGGCTGCCGGGTGGGCGCCAAGAACACCCTGGTCAAGAACTATCTGTACCTCGCCGAACGCGCCGGGGCGACGGTGCTGCCGCTCACCACCGTGACCGATGTCCGGGAGCGGCCGGACGGGACGTTCACCGTCTCCACCCGGGCCACCGGCGGTGTGCTGCGGCGCGGACGCCGGGAGTTCACCGCGGGCAAGGTGGTGATCGCCGCCGGGACATGGGGGACGCAGACCCTGCTGCACAAGCTGCGCGACACCGGATCGCTGCCCCGGGTGTCGTCTCGGCTCGGTGAGTTCACCCGGACCAACTCCGAGGCGATCATCGGCGCCGCGCGCACGAAGGTCGATCCCGAGCGGGACTTCTCGCGCGGGGTGGCGATCACCTCCTCGTTCCACCCGGACCCGAACACCCATATCGAGCCGGTGCGTTACGGCAAGGGCAGCAATGCCATCAGCCTGCTCCAGACCCTCTCCTCCGACGGCGACCGGCGGATGCCGCGCCTGTTGCAGGTGCTGCTCCAGGCGCTGCGGCATCCGCTGAACACGGTGAAGGTGGCGCACGGGTACCGGTGGAGCGAGCGCACCGTGATCCTGCTGGTGATGCAGAGCCTGGACAACTCCATCACCACGTTCACCAAGCGGAGCATCCTCGGGCGGCGGAAGATGGCGTCCAAGCAGGGCCACGGCGAGCCGAACCCGTCGTTCATCCGGGCCGGTTACGAGGCCAACCAACGGGTGGCCGAGCACATCGGCGGGGTCGCGGGCGGCGCCTGGAGCGAGGTGTTCAACATCCCGCTCACCGCGCACTTCCTGGGCGGCGCGGCCATCGGCGCCAGCGCCGAGGAGGGCGTGATCGACCCGTACCACCGGGTGTTCGGGCATCCCGGGATCTCGGTGGTGGACGGCGCCGCCATCTCGGCCAACCTCGGGGTCAATCCGTCCCTGACCATCGCCGCGCAGGCCGAACGCGCCTGCTCCTTCTGGCCGAACAAGGGCGAGGCCGATCCGCGCCCGGCACAGCACGAGCCGTACCGGCGCCTGGACCCGATCCCGCCCCGCGACCCCGCCGTCCCCGCCCACGCCCCCGCCGCGCTGCGGCGTTCATGA
- a CDS encoding FAD-dependent oxidoreductase, whose translation MPVPGRARAGDAPPTVAVAGGGIAGLAAATALAERGVRVTVFERETALGGRLAGWDIRLADGSAATMSRGFHAFFRQYYNLRGLLRRADPGLRALTGLPDYPLQHSGGLRDGFARVPRTPPWSALGFVALSPSFGWADLLRMRPAAALPLLDVRVPRVYQQLDGISAFDFLGRIRFPPAAHHLAFEVFSRSFFADPRELSAAELALMFHIYFLGSAEGLLFDVPDEPFPRALWDPLRRYLERHRTVVRTGTAVERVAPAPGGGADVTADGGGTARYDAVVLALDATGLRDLVARSPALGDSAWRDRIARLRTAPPFLVSRLWLDRPVAAGRPGFLGTSGYGPLDNISVLDVWEGEAARWAARTGGSVVELHAYAVDAGADRSAVERDLVTQARRVYPELRAARVVDERHEWRADCPLFPVNGWPDRPPVRTPHREVMLAGDLVRTDLPVALMERAATTGFLAANALLARWGVRGQALWTVPDRGRTAALRALARSGRWGRG comes from the coding sequence ATGCCCGTGCCGGGGCGGGCGCGGGCCGGGGACGCGCCGCCCACCGTGGCCGTGGCCGGCGGCGGCATCGCCGGGCTGGCGGCGGCCACCGCGCTGGCCGAACGCGGCGTGCGGGTCACCGTGTTCGAGCGCGAGACCGCGCTCGGCGGGCGCCTCGCGGGCTGGGACATCCGGCTCGCCGACGGCTCCGCCGCCACCATGTCGCGGGGCTTCCACGCCTTCTTCCGCCAGTACTACAACCTGCGCGGTCTGCTGCGCCGCGCCGACCCCGGGCTGCGCGCGCTGACCGGCCTGCCCGACTACCCCCTTCAGCACAGCGGCGGCCTGCGTGACGGCTTCGCCCGCGTGCCGCGCACCCCGCCGTGGAGCGCGCTCGGCTTCGTCGCGCTCAGCCCCAGCTTCGGCTGGGCCGACCTGCTCCGGATGCGCCCGGCCGCCGCCCTGCCGCTGCTCGACGTCCGCGTGCCGCGCGTCTACCAACAGCTCGACGGGATCAGCGCGTTCGACTTCCTCGGCCGCATCCGTTTCCCCCCGGCGGCGCACCATCTGGCGTTCGAGGTCTTCTCCCGCAGCTTCTTCGCCGACCCGCGTGAACTCTCGGCGGCGGAGCTGGCGTTGATGTTCCATATCTACTTCCTCGGCAGCGCGGAAGGGCTGTTGTTCGACGTGCCGGACGAGCCGTTCCCGCGCGCCCTGTGGGACCCGCTGCGGCGTTACCTGGAGAGGCACCGGACCGTGGTGCGCACCGGGACCGCCGTCGAACGGGTCGCGCCCGCGCCGGGCGGCGGCGCGGACGTCACCGCCGACGGCGGCGGCACCGCGCGCTACGACGCGGTGGTGCTCGCGCTCGACGCGACCGGACTGCGCGACCTCGTGGCCCGTTCCCCCGCGCTCGGCGACAGCGCGTGGCGCGATCGGATCGCCCGGCTGCGCACCGCGCCGCCGTTCCTGGTCTCCCGGCTGTGGCTGGACCGGCCGGTGGCGGCGGGCCGGCCCGGGTTCCTCGGCACCAGCGGCTACGGCCCGCTGGACAACATCAGCGTCCTCGACGTCTGGGAGGGCGAGGCGGCGCGCTGGGCCGCGCGCACCGGCGGTTCGGTGGTGGAGCTGCACGCCTACGCCGTCGATGCCGGCGCGGACCGGAGCGCGGTGGAGCGGGACCTCGTCACCCAGGCCCGCCGCGTCTACCCGGAGCTGCGCGCGGCGCGGGTCGTGGACGAGCGGCACGAGTGGCGGGCGGACTGCCCGCTGTTCCCGGTGAACGGCTGGCCCGACCGCCCGCCCGTCCGCACCCCGCACCGGGAGGTGATGCTGGCGGGCGACCTGGTGCGTACGGACCTGCCGGTGGCGCTGATGGAACGGGCGGCGACGACCGGCTTCCTGGCGGCCAACGCCCTGCTCGCCCGGTGGGGCGTGCGCGGCCAGGCGCTGTGGACCGTCCCCGACCGGGGCCGCACGGCCGCCCTGCGCGCCCTCGCGCGGTCGGGGCGGTGGGGGCGCGGCTGA